From Woronichinia naegeliana WA131, the proteins below share one genomic window:
- the lptB gene encoding LPS export ABC transporter ATP-binding protein, with protein MTLVLENIHKLYGKRCVVNRVNVQVAPGEIVGLLGPNGAGKTTTFYIATGLIKPNTGRVWLHQRDITSLPLNQRARLGLGYLTQQASIFRHLSVKENILLALEQTGVSFPQRQYRLQQLLSEFRLEKVANTKGSQVSGGERRRTELARALAVGMEGPQFLLLDEPFAGVDPIAVAEIQTMIAQLRERQMGILITDHNVRETLAITNRGYIMRDGQILAAGSAEELYSNPLVRQYYLGEKFQL; from the coding sequence GTGACCTTGGTTTTAGAGAATATCCATAAACTGTACGGCAAACGTTGTGTCGTCAATCGCGTTAATGTTCAAGTCGCGCCGGGGGAAATTGTGGGACTGTTGGGCCCCAATGGCGCAGGGAAAACGACCACTTTTTATATTGCAACGGGCTTGATTAAACCGAATACTGGGCGAGTTTGGTTACATCAGCGTGATATTACCAGTCTTCCCCTCAATCAACGGGCCAGACTGGGTTTAGGCTATTTAACCCAACAGGCTAGTATTTTTCGCCATCTCAGTGTCAAGGAAAATATTTTATTGGCCCTGGAACAGACAGGGGTCTCTTTTCCCCAACGCCAATATCGTCTTCAACAACTGCTCTCAGAGTTTCGCCTTGAAAAAGTTGCTAATACGAAAGGTTCCCAGGTCTCTGGTGGAGAGCGACGACGGACGGAATTGGCCAGAGCTTTAGCGGTGGGGATGGAAGGCCCCCAATTCTTGTTACTCGATGAACCCTTTGCTGGGGTTGATCCGATCGCCGTTGCCGAAATTCAGACGATGATTGCCCAATTACGGGAACGTCAGATGGGAATTTTAATCACTGATCATAATGTGCGGGAAACCCTAGCGATTACCAATCGGGGTTATATTATGCGGGATGGTCAAATTTTAGCGGCTGGTAGTGCAGAGGAACTTTATAGTAATCCCCTGGTGCGTCAATATTATTTGGGTGAAAAGTTCCAATTATAG
- a CDS encoding LptF/LptG family permease: MDRYIFIELLLPFLFGMGLFTSLALSIGTLFDLVRRVTESGLPLIIAVKILFLKMPAFVVLAFPMSMLLSSLMAYSRLSSDSEVIAMRSIGVGIYRLIVPALLFSMVVTGCAFIFNDQVAPAANYEALMTMERAISSDHPPTQERNIIYPEYGKERQPDGSEQTILKRLFYAEEFNGEKMKSLTILDRSQAGVNQVLTAESAKWNIMENTWDFYDGTVYLIAPDGSYRNIVRFKHQQLALPRTPLDLLNRDRGDGEMSIGQAKRYLEIIKLSGDDKKIRKLQVRIQSKVSLPFVCFVFGIIGAAIGIRPQNTNKATSFGICVGLIFSYYLLSFLSESMGIWGVLSPVMAAWLPNLLGFGAGILLLIQSARLR; this comes from the coding sequence ATGGATCGCTATATTTTTATTGAATTACTCTTGCCCTTTTTGTTTGGCATGGGTTTATTTACCTCCCTTGCCCTATCCATTGGCACCCTATTTGATTTGGTACGACGGGTGACGGAATCTGGCTTACCGTTAATTATTGCCGTCAAGATTTTATTTTTAAAAATGCCTGCCTTTGTTGTGCTGGCCTTTCCCATGTCCATGCTGTTGTCCAGTTTGATGGCCTATAGTCGTCTTTCCAGTGACAGCGAAGTGATTGCTATGCGAAGTATTGGGGTGGGCATTTATCGCCTGATCGTTCCGGCTCTTTTATTTAGTATGGTGGTAACGGGTTGTGCTTTTATTTTTAATGATCAAGTCGCCCCCGCAGCTAATTATGAAGCCTTAATGACGATGGAACGGGCCATTAGTAGCGACCATCCTCCCACCCAGGAACGCAATATTATCTATCCTGAGTATGGTAAAGAAAGGCAACCCGATGGCAGTGAACAAACGATTTTAAAACGTCTTTTCTATGCAGAAGAATTTAATGGCGAAAAGATGAAAAGTTTGACGATTCTAGACCGTTCTCAAGCGGGAGTTAATCAGGTTTTAACCGCAGAATCGGCCAAGTGGAATATTATGGAAAATACCTGGGATTTTTATGATGGTACTGTTTACTTAATTGCCCCCGATGGTTCCTATCGTAATATTGTCCGTTTTAAGCATCAACAATTGGCTTTACCCCGTACCCCTTTGGATTTACTAAACCGCGATCGCGGCGATGGGGAAATGAGTATTGGTCAAGCCAAACGCTATTTAGAGATTATTAAACTGAGCGGAGATGATAAAAAAATTCGGAAACTTCAGGTGCGGATTCAGTCAAAAGTGTCTTTGCCCTTTGTTTGTTTTGTCTTCGGTATCATTGGGGCAGCGATCGGGATTCGTCCTCAAAATACTAATAAGGCAACGAGTTTTGGCATCTGTGTTGGCTTAATTTTTTCCTATTATTTGCTTTCATTTCTCAGTGAATCCATGGGCATTTGGGGCGTGTTAAGTCCAGTAATGGCGGCTTGGTTGCCAAATCTATTGGGATTTGGGGCCGGAATTTTGTTATTAATTCAATCAGCCCGTTTACGTTAA
- a CDS encoding translation initiation factor: MAAKPNPLHRDRVIYQEFGNTPANPATERAQSDLPPQQQNLRVQASRAGRKGKTVTTITGFQSSSATLTQLLKNLKNHCGSGGTLKENSLEIQGDHRQKILDYLVKLGYKAKISGG; this comes from the coding sequence ATGGCTGCCAAACCGAATCCACTCCACCGCGATCGCGTCATTTACCAAGAATTTGGGAATACTCCTGCTAATCCGGCCACAGAACGTGCTCAAAGCGATCTACCGCCCCAACAGCAAAACTTACGAGTCCAAGCTTCCCGCGCTGGCCGTAAAGGTAAAACCGTCACCACCATTACCGGCTTCCAATCCTCCTCTGCAACCCTAACCCAATTGCTCAAAAATCTGAAAAATCACTGTGGCAGTGGTGGAACTCTCAAAGAGAATAGTCTCGAAATTCAGGGCGATCATCGTCAAAAGATCCTCGATTACCTAGTGAAATTAGGCTATAAAGCCAAAATTAGCGGGGGTTAG
- the kaiC gene encoding circadian clock protein KaiC, with protein MSLDNDKDFIEKLETGIPGFDFLSQGGLPLGRATLIAGTAGSSKTVFACQFLVEGIKCGENGVFITFEEPPKALRKNMRGFGWNIRELEEKGQWAFVDASPQPGEQPVVAGDYDLGALIARIEHAIRKYKAKRVSLDSLGAIFSHLTDSAQVRNDLFRLASALRELEVTAIMTAERTEEYGDISRYGVEEFVADNVVILRNVLADEKRRRTIEILKYRGTDHQKGEFPFTIIPQRGVVIIPLSAIELEQKSSNIRITSGSNELDRMCGGGFFRDSIILVSGATGTGKTLMVTEFMAGGVSNGERCLVFAFEESREQLFRNATGWGVDFKQMEKDGKLKVICRYPETTNLENHLIMMKDIIQEFKPNRVAVDSLSALERVSTLKGFREFIIGLTSFIKQQEIGGLFTSTTPTLLGGSSITEAHISTITDSIILLRYVEMYGEMRRGITVLKMRGSMHDKDIREFSIDYQGMHIGKPFRNVTGILAGTPMYTAQTEVERLSGLFEDGG; from the coding sequence ATGAGTCTAGATAACGATAAAGATTTTATTGAAAAATTGGAAACTGGAATCCCTGGATTTGATTTTCTTTCCCAGGGTGGCTTGCCTTTAGGGAGGGCGACATTAATAGCAGGGACAGCCGGAAGTTCTAAAACGGTTTTTGCTTGTCAGTTTCTCGTAGAAGGCATTAAATGTGGCGAAAATGGTGTATTTATCACCTTTGAAGAACCCCCCAAGGCACTACGAAAAAATATGCGGGGGTTTGGCTGGAATATTCGCGAATTAGAAGAGAAGGGTCAATGGGCCTTTGTGGATGCCTCTCCCCAACCAGGAGAACAGCCGGTTGTGGCCGGAGATTATGATTTGGGAGCCTTAATTGCTCGCATTGAACACGCTATCCGTAAATATAAAGCGAAACGGGTGTCCCTGGATTCCCTGGGGGCGATTTTTAGCCATCTTACCGATAGTGCCCAGGTTAGAAATGATCTGTTTCGATTGGCCTCTGCCCTGCGCGAACTGGAAGTGACGGCCATTATGACGGCAGAGAGAACCGAAGAGTATGGAGATATTAGTCGTTATGGTGTAGAGGAGTTTGTGGCTGATAATGTGGTCATTCTCCGTAATGTATTAGCCGATGAAAAGCGTCGTCGCACCATTGAAATTTTGAAATATCGGGGTACGGATCACCAAAAAGGCGAGTTTCCTTTTACCATTATTCCCCAACGAGGCGTGGTCATTATTCCTCTGTCGGCGATCGAACTTGAACAAAAATCCTCTAACATTCGCATCACCTCTGGCAGTAATGAATTAGATCGGATGTGTGGCGGCGGCTTCTTTCGAGATTCGATTATTCTGGTTTCTGGGGCAACAGGCACGGGTAAAACCCTGATGGTAACGGAATTTATGGCAGGGGGAGTATCCAATGGAGAACGCTGTCTCGTTTTTGCCTTTGAAGAAAGTCGAGAACAACTATTTCGCAATGCGACGGGTTGGGGCGTTGATTTTAAGCAAATGGAAAAGGATGGCAAATTAAAGGTGATTTGTCGCTATCCAGAAACCACTAACCTGGAAAATCATCTGATTATGATGAAGGATATTATCCAGGAATTTAAGCCTAATCGGGTGGCAGTAGATAGTTTATCTGCCTTGGAGCGAGTTTCAACCTTAAAAGGATTCCGAGAATTTATTATTGGTCTAACCTCTTTTATTAAACAACAGGAAATTGGGGGATTATTTACCTCAACAACTCCTACCCTGTTGGGCGGTTCTTCCATTACCGAAGCCCATATTTCTACCATTACCGACTCAATTATTCTCCTGCGTTACGTGGAAATGTATGGCGAAATGCGACGCGGTATTACGGTCTTAAAAATGCGTGGTTCTATGCACGATAAGGATATTCGAGAGTTCTCAATCGATTATCAGGGGATGCACATTGGTAAACCTTTCCGTAACGTCACTGGAATTTTAGCCGGAACACCGATGTACACAGCCCAAACGGAAGTAGAGCGTTTAAGTGGTCTCTTTGAAGATGGTGGCTAG
- a CDS encoding DUF29 domain-containing protein, with amino-acid sequence MKNQLYDLDFYAWTQQQADLLLTGKLEFLDRINLAEEIESLGKQQRQELRNRLGILIGHLLKWDYQPERRGKSWKATIREQRRRIIEHLADNPSLKPYLLTAIALAYQDAIDLVVRETPLDDDDLPQVCPYEVEQIFDLTFPFEL; translated from the coding sequence ATGAAAAATCAACTTTATGATTTAGATTTTTATGCTTGGACTCAACAGCAAGCGGATTTATTATTAACAGGAAAATTAGAGTTTTTAGATCGGATTAATTTGGCAGAGGAAATTGAATCTTTGGGCAAGCAACAACGACAAGAACTCAGAAATCGTTTAGGTATTTTAATCGGTCATCTTTTAAAATGGGACTATCAGCCTGAACGACGGGGAAAAAGTTGGAAAGCGACCATTCGAGAACAACGTCGTCGCATTATTGAGCATTTAGCAGATAATCCGAGTTTGAAGCCCTATCTATTAACCGCGATCGCCTTAGCCTATCAAGATGCGATCGATTTAGTGGTTCGAGAAACGCCGTTAGATGACGATGATCTGCCTCAAGTTTGTCCCTATGAAGTGGAACAGATTTTTGATCTTACTTTTCCTTTTGAGTTATAG
- a CDS encoding glucose-1-phosphate adenylyltransferase, which yields MKRVLAIILGGGAGTRLYPLTKLRAKPAVPLAGKYRLIDIPVSNCINSEIVKIYVLTQFNSASLNRHLTRTYNFAGFQEGFVEVLAAQQTADNPQWFQGTADAVRQYLWLFKEWDVDEYLILSGDHLYRMDYSKFVQRHRETNADITLSVVPVNEKQAPELGLMKIDQAGRVVDFSEKPKGDALKAMQVDTTLLGLTADKAKENPYIASMGIYVFKKEVLTNLLAAYPSATDFGKEIIPASSHDHNLQAYLYDDYWADIGTIEAFYDANLALTQQPYPPFSFYDEKAPIYTRGRYLPPTKMWNCNVTESMIGEGCMLKDCRIHHSVLGIRSRIESNCVVEDTLVMGSDYYESRPERSINEDAGIISIGIGAGSTIRRAIIDKNARIGKNVMIVNKEGIEEANREDLGFHIRNGIVVVFKNATIPDGMII from the coding sequence GTGAAACGAGTTTTAGCGATTATTCTTGGCGGTGGAGCGGGTACCCGTCTTTATCCTTTGACGAAACTCAGAGCGAAACCAGCCGTTCCCCTAGCAGGTAAATATCGATTAATTGACATTCCTGTGAGTAATTGTATTAACTCGGAAATTGTCAAAATTTATGTTCTGACCCAGTTTAATTCTGCTTCCCTCAATCGTCACTTGACCCGTACCTATAATTTTGCGGGTTTTCAAGAAGGCTTTGTGGAAGTTTTGGCAGCCCAACAAACAGCAGATAACCCCCAATGGTTCCAGGGAACAGCCGATGCGGTGCGTCAGTACCTTTGGCTATTTAAGGAATGGGATGTAGATGAGTATCTCATTTTGTCAGGAGATCATCTCTACCGCATGGATTACAGTAAATTTGTCCAACGGCATCGGGAAACCAATGCGGACATTACCCTATCTGTTGTCCCTGTCAATGAGAAACAAGCCCCTGAGTTGGGATTAATGAAAATCGATCAAGCTGGTCGAGTGGTGGACTTTTCCGAGAAGCCTAAAGGTGATGCGCTCAAGGCGATGCAGGTTGATACGACTTTGTTGGGACTGACAGCCGATAAGGCCAAAGAGAATCCCTATATTGCTTCGATGGGAATTTATGTCTTTAAAAAAGAAGTTTTAACAAATTTATTGGCTGCCTATCCCTCGGCGACCGATTTTGGCAAGGAAATTATTCCCGCGTCTTCTCATGATCACAATTTACAAGCCTATCTTTATGATGACTATTGGGCAGATATTGGAACCATTGAGGCTTTCTATGATGCGAATTTAGCCTTAACTCAACAGCCCTATCCGCCTTTTAGTTTCTATGATGAAAAAGCACCTATCTATACCCGTGGTCGTTACCTACCTCCTACCAAAATGTGGAACTGTAATGTTACAGAATCCATGATTGGTGAAGGTTGTATGCTAAAAGATTGCCGGATTCACCATTCTGTTTTGGGTATCCGCAGCCGTATTGAATCTAACTGTGTTGTCGAAGATACCTTGGTAATGGGATCTGACTATTACGAATCTCGGCCTGAACGTTCTATTAATGAAGACGCGGGGATTATTTCCATTGGTATTGGTGCCGGTTCAACGATTCGCCGTGCCATTATTGATAAAAATGCTCGTATTGGCAAAAATGTGATGATTGTCAACAAAGAAGGCATTGAGGAAGCAAATCGAGAGGATTTAGGCTTCCATATTCGCAATGGCATTGTGGTGGTGTTTAAAAATGCTACTATCCCCGATGGCATGATTATCTAG
- a CDS encoding collagen-like protein: MLCSPLRAIAAPTHSQNDDCFVVAQGTETQRFGSNGQNGTVGEAGKNALNADNLTVFADGSPLTLNLAGRDGENGQRGGDATAADCKNQPEQVSYDLRAPDGANGANGGNGGDGGNGGSISIYSTNPSNLRQIFVNAAGGKGGQPGAGGLGSQGCNCSKPYWTVETCSGNPGDPDYRCSTKEFRCFNGRSGVNGNAGLLGRDGLPGKLTLINLNKPLEPDRPSAAVTMATLKDQGFTLSKNRWETRQGAIALLAPGSVVVDEYLALIERTERSFLLIWNAPQAFSNFADRNLTLTLNDQQEINVTLPSDIWWEGTTQKRNAVTEFVVYNAILAGDATRLEEVALAGNGNDLKLILADRADKSNLIATKFKVKYSITQSDPRFRPVSDYSTKYTGDLPDDLVTINGDRFTLNIGQLPIPAEYLKPGLGVEIEVLATRTFSGYSANQKLVVTDIIGPARGVPMAPSVPQTPALPATAPFPSNAPTVPRIPTSPTLPISPTVPRMPTSPPLPTNPSSLPIPR, from the coding sequence TTGCTCTGTTCTCCCCTGAGAGCGATCGCGGCTCCAACTCACTCCCAGAATGATGATTGTTTTGTGGTGGCCCAGGGGACGGAAACCCAACGATTTGGCAGTAATGGTCAGAATGGCACCGTCGGGGAGGCTGGGAAGAATGCTTTAAATGCCGATAATTTAACGGTTTTTGCCGATGGTTCACCCTTAACCCTCAATTTGGCTGGGCGAGATGGGGAAAACGGTCAAAGGGGGGGGGATGCAACGGCGGCGGACTGCAAAAATCAACCGGAGCAAGTGAGTTATGATCTTCGCGCACCGGATGGGGCAAATGGAGCGAATGGTGGCAATGGCGGTGATGGGGGTAACGGGGGTTCTATTAGTATTTATTCGACTAATCCCAGTAATCTGCGGCAAATTTTTGTGAATGCGGCGGGGGGAAAAGGCGGGCAACCAGGGGCCGGGGGGCTAGGTAGTCAGGGCTGTAATTGTAGTAAACCCTATTGGACGGTGGAAACCTGTTCTGGGAATCCAGGGGATCCAGATTATCGATGCAGCACTAAAGAATTTCGCTGTTTCAATGGCCGTAGCGGCGTGAATGGCAACGCTGGCCTCTTAGGACGGGATGGCTTGCCAGGCAAATTAACCTTGATTAACTTGAATAAACCCTTGGAACCAGATAGGCCTTCCGCCGCTGTTACCATGGCGACCTTGAAGGATCAGGGTTTTACGCTTTCTAAAAATCGCTGGGAAACTCGTCAGGGAGCGATCGCCTTATTAGCCCCTGGTTCGGTTGTGGTCGATGAGTATTTAGCGTTAATCGAAAGAACAGAACGCTCTTTTCTGTTGATCTGGAATGCACCGCAGGCCTTTAGTAATTTTGCCGATCGAAATTTAACCTTGACCTTAAATGATCAACAGGAAATTAATGTAACCTTGCCCTCAGATATTTGGTGGGAGGGAACGACTCAAAAACGCAATGCGGTGACAGAATTTGTGGTTTATAATGCCATTTTAGCGGGGGATGCTACCCGTTTAGAGGAAGTGGCTTTGGCGGGTAATGGTAATGATCTCAAGTTGATTCTGGCAGACCGGGCCGATAAATCCAATCTCATTGCGACCAAATTTAAAGTTAAGTATAGTATTACCCAATCGGATCCTCGTTTTCGTCCCGTTTCAGATTATTCTACGAAATATACCGGCGATCTTCCCGATGATTTAGTCACCATTAATGGCGATCGCTTTACCTTAAATATTGGTCAATTACCCATTCCCGCCGAATATTTAAAGCCTGGCTTAGGGGTAGAAATCGAAGTCTTAGCGACACGGACATTCTCAGGCTATTCTGCTAATCAAAAATTAGTCGTCACTGATATTATTGGCCCTGCACGGGGAGTGCCCATGGCCCCCAGTGTACCTCAAACGCCCGCTCTACCTGCTACTGCACCCTTCCCCAGTAATGCTCCCACGGTTCCCCGCATACCAACCTCTCCCACCCTGCCCATTTCTCCCACAGTTCCCCGTATGCCAACCTCTCCTCCCTTACCAACTAATCCTTCTTCCTTGCCCATTCCCCGATAA
- a CDS encoding ABC transporter permease — MEFVESLKMASSMLMANKLRSALTMLGIIIGNASVVAMIGIGEGAQKLATDKLSALGPNVMFVLPGSRKARNATFDLPRTLVLSDAEAIAAQVPTVDGVAAEINRRMLISFRNINTNGMVIGTTPDYQSIRSYYVNKGRFLNQLDLERSKRIAVIGTEIADRFFKTQNPIGQQIRVNNISFEIVGVMESKGSFMGSNQDESVFIPLDTMISQIVGRTSPYGIEVSWINVKAKKPEDIRAAQFQIENLLRLRHKIQNDEDDFGVETAKQMLDIVGTITGGLTIMLAAIAGISLIVGGIGVMNIMLVSVTERTQEIGLRKAIGAGSQDIMIQFLIEAVIVSAVGGVVGIAVGCSIVGVIGLISPLSATVSGNAIALSLGISGGIGLFFGVVPAQRAAKLDPIVALRTA, encoded by the coding sequence ATGGAGTTTGTAGAAAGTTTAAAAATGGCTTCCTCTATGCTCATGGCCAATAAGCTCCGCAGTGCTTTAACCATGTTGGGAATTATTATTGGCAATGCCTCGGTGGTGGCCATGATTGGCATTGGGGAAGGGGCGCAAAAGTTAGCAACGGATAAATTATCGGCTTTGGGCCCGAATGTGATGTTTGTCTTGCCAGGTTCTCGTAAAGCACGCAATGCTACCTTTGATTTACCTCGAACTCTGGTTCTAAGTGATGCAGAGGCGATCGCCGCCCAAGTGCCAACGGTCGATGGTGTAGCGGCGGAAATAAACCGACGGATGTTAATTAGCTTTCGTAATATTAATACTAATGGCATGGTGATCGGCACAACGCCGGACTATCAAAGTATTCGCAGTTACTATGTCAACAAAGGGCGTTTCCTCAATCAACTGGATCTAGAACGGAGTAAACGGATTGCGGTCATTGGAACTGAAATTGCCGATCGCTTTTTCAAGACCCAAAATCCCATTGGTCAACAAATTCGTGTCAACAATATTAGCTTTGAAATTGTGGGGGTGATGGAGTCAAAGGGATCATTTATGGGCAGCAATCAAGATGAATCGGTTTTTATTCCGCTCGATACCATGATTAGTCAAATTGTGGGTCGGACTTCTCCCTATGGCATCGAAGTGAGTTGGATTAACGTCAAAGCGAAGAAACCAGAAGATATTCGGGCGGCCCAATTTCAAATTGAGAATTTACTCCGTCTGCGTCACAAAATCCAAAATGATGAAGATGATTTCGGGGTAGAAACAGCTAAACAAATGCTGGATATTGTCGGTACGATTACCGGCGGTTTAACCATTATGTTGGCCGCGATCGCCGGCATTTCTCTGATTGTGGGCGGTATTGGGGTGATGAATATTATGCTCGTCTCGGTCACTGAACGTACCCAGGAAATTGGACTCCGTAAGGCGATCGGAGCGGGCAGTCAGGACATTATGATTCAATTTTTAATCGAAGCCGTCATTGTTTCGGCGGTGGGGGGCGTGGTCGGAATTGCCGTCGGTTGTAGCATTGTGGGCGTGATCGGTCTGATTTCTCCCCTATCCGCTACTGTTTCTGGCAATGCGATCGCCCTTTCCTTGGGCATATCTGGTGGCATTGGTCTCTTTTTTGGGGTGGTTCCGGCCCAACGCGCCGCTAAACTGGATCCCATTGTTGCCTTGAGAACCGCTTAA
- a CDS encoding efflux RND transporter periplasmic adaptor subunit — protein sequence MILGALGAGLLVVGFLTFRMVQPSGSTLDLEKYTVTATQETLAVEIKASGTVQPVQTVNISPKTPGRLMQLFVEQGDRVHRGQRLAVMENREVFAEGMQSQAKFEETIARFKELQIKIPMELRQREADVNQAQTRVAQARSQLAIAQDRLLQVQARIPKDIDQFRAQLNASESRLQLAENRMNRNKSLIEEGAISRDRFDEVSNDYLSAKAGLIESLGKLDQAKNTADPELGQIEQQIQQLRAAVVESEQALKGQIAAFEQRQYTAKSELASLKAVAAAAQADLERVKIQYQDTFVTAPFAGTITQKFATVGAFVTPTTSASSTASATSTSILALARGLEIVAKVPEVDIMTLKLGQTVKITADAFPNEVFQGKVIRIAPEAIVENNVTSFEVTVALITGQEKLRSKMNADVIFMGDNLKDALTVPTVAIVTLAGKTGVMIPGKDNQPKFQSVKIGLVLDDKTQILSGIDGGQRVFIDLPEGSQDPQSDKDK from the coding sequence ATGATCTTGGGGGCATTAGGAGCAGGCCTTCTAGTGGTTGGATTCCTGACCTTTCGGATGGTACAGCCATCTGGCAGCACTTTAGACCTAGAAAAATATACGGTAACGGCCACCCAGGAAACTTTAGCGGTAGAAATTAAGGCCAGTGGAACTGTTCAACCTGTTCAGACAGTGAATATTAGTCCCAAAACGCCTGGTCGTTTAATGCAGTTATTTGTAGAACAAGGCGATCGCGTGCATCGGGGTCAACGGTTAGCCGTGATGGAAAACCGAGAAGTGTTTGCCGAGGGGATGCAGTCCCAAGCTAAATTTGAAGAGACTATTGCCCGTTTTAAGGAACTACAAATTAAAATTCCGATGGAATTGCGGCAACGGGAAGCCGACGTTAATCAGGCTCAAACCAGAGTAGCCCAAGCCCGCTCCCAATTGGCGATCGCCCAGGATAGACTGCTCCAGGTACAGGCCAGAATTCCCAAGGATATCGATCAATTTCGCGCCCAACTGAATGCGTCCGAGTCTCGGCTTCAGTTAGCTGAAAACCGTATGAATCGCAATAAGAGTTTAATTGAAGAAGGCGCGATTTCCCGCGATCGCTTTGACGAAGTTTCCAACGACTATCTCAGTGCCAAAGCCGGTTTAATTGAATCCCTGGGCAAACTTGATCAGGCAAAAAATACAGCCGATCCAGAATTAGGACAAATTGAACAGCAAATTCAACAATTGCGGGCGGCGGTGGTTGAATCAGAACAGGCCCTCAAAGGACAAATTGCTGCCTTTGAACAACGTCAATATACGGCCAAGTCCGAACTGGCTTCTTTAAAGGCGGTGGCGGCGGCGGCCCAGGCAGATCTAGAGCGGGTGAAGATTCAGTACCAAGATACTTTTGTTACGGCTCCCTTTGCTGGCACGATTACCCAAAAATTTGCCACCGTTGGGGCTTTTGTGACTCCTACCACCTCGGCTTCTAGTACGGCTTCTGCCACTTCCACTTCCATCTTAGCCCTGGCCAGGGGTCTAGAAATCGTGGCCAAAGTGCCGGAGGTGGATATTATGACCCTTAAACTGGGTCAAACGGTGAAGATCACGGCGGATGCCTTTCCCAATGAGGTTTTTCAAGGTAAGGTCATTCGCATTGCCCCAGAAGCGATCGTCGAAAATAATGTGACTTCCTTTGAGGTAACGGTTGCGCTGATCACCGGACAGGAAAAACTGCGCTCCAAAATGAATGCGGATGTCATTTTTATGGGAGATAACCTCAAGGATGCCTTGACCGTTCCCACCGTGGCGATCGTCACCTTAGCGGGCAAAACGGGAGTTATGATTCCGGGCAAAGATAATCAACCCAAATTCCAATCCGTTAAAATTGGTCTGGTCTTAGATGACAAAACCCAGATTCTGTCAGGTATAGATGGTGGGCAACGGGTTTTTATTGACCTTCCCGAAGGCAGTCAAGATCCGCAATCCGATAAAGATAAGTAA